The following coding sequences lie in one Yamadazyma tenuis chromosome 3, complete sequence genomic window:
- the RPL21A_1 gene encoding 60S ribosomal protein eL21 (COG:J; EggNog:ENOG503P285), which produces MGKSHGYRSRTRYAFQRDFKKHGVIPLSTYLKTYKVGDIVDIKVNGAVQKGMPHKFYHGKTGIIYNVTKSSVGIIINKVVGHRYIEKRVNIRVEHIKHSACRQEFLNRVKTNAALKREAKANGEQVSLKRQPAKPRDARIVSTEGNVPQTLAPVPYETFI; this is translated from the coding sequence ATGGGTAAATCTCACGGTTATAGATCTCGTACTCGTTACGCATTCCAACGTGATTTCAAGAAGCATGGTGTTATTCCATTATCCACCTACTTGAAGACTTACAAGGTTGGTGACATTGTTGACATCAAGGTTAACGGTGCCGTCCAAAAGGGTATGCCACACAAATTCTACCACGGTAAGACCGGTATCATCTATAATGTGACCAAGTCTTCTGTCGGtattatcatcaacaaagtcGTTGGACACAGATACATTGAAAAGAGAGTTAACATCAGAGTCGAGCACATCAAGCACTCCGCTTGTCGTCAAGAATTTTTGAACAGAGTTAAGACCAACGCTGctttgaaaagagaagCCAAGGCTAACGGTGAACAAGtgtctttgaagagacAACCTGCCAAGCCAAGAGACGCTAGAATTGTTTCCACCGAAGGTAACGTTCCTCAAACTTTGGCTCCAGTTCCTTATGAAACTTTTATTTAA
- the NOC4 gene encoding Maturation and nuclear export of 40S ribosomal subunits interacting protein (COG:J; BUSCO:EOG09261RWU; EggNog:ENOG503NUB6): MAPKRKSNSKVAKPAPKKSKSDTSLWTLDHIKQVSQDVIEKSSYNDIVKLIDQYSYIKSALIQTEDSSVESIGRQLTINMYQIFQHLFQAGLLRPSKKFDDKKMILVKWLVDKYDRFKKIMYQFLSTSLSFKSSLQLDILDVSLNVLRLENQYLKSSKDDLYFPTSTYKAIVKSLVCSEVGTVLSDNTIDDFIMLEFQEKLHKYYDLQFYFFQCLNELVEQDEIPDQNRLFSIFYTLVKIPLAFEENPKELRAIKTFISKPPTTIFKPSHFKKAFQTLVISILSFKLTSSQYKCILLILNKRILPYLAQPSRLMDFLTDSYDTSDLIIQILALNSLYELMKQYNLEYPDFYTKLYSLLTPELLFNRYRSRFFRLSDLFLSSTHLSSNLVASFIKKLARLSITGPAPGVVIIIPFIYNLFKRHPSCMIMIQNPSQDPDTYEDPYDNNELDPLKTNAINSSLWELEALMNHYHPNISTLAKIFTEPFRKPNYNLEDFLDWSFKSLIESEINRKYRSMAALEFDSFDQLFDHVTGTSEGSEPESKTTVYLEGWTI; encoded by the coding sequence ATGGcaccaaagagaaagagcAATTCCAAGGTGGCAAAACCAGCCCCCAAGAAACTGAAGAGTGATACCTCTCTCTGGACTTTGGACCACATCAAACAGGTGTCTCAAGATGTTATTGAAAAGTCCAGTTATAATGATATTGTCAAATTGATCGATCAGTATTCATACATCAAATCCGCTTTAATTCAAACAGAAGATAGCTCAGTCGAGTCGATCGGACGTCAGCTCACCATCAATATGTATCAGATTTTTCAGCACCTATTCCAAGCAGGCTTGCTTAGACCCAGTAAGAAATTTGATGATAaaaagatgattttggtCAAGTGGTTGGTAGACAAGTATGATCGTTTTAAGAAAATCATGTACCAGTTTCTCCTGACAAGCTTAAGTTTCAAATCTTCATTGCAGTTGGATATCCTAGATGTCAGTTTGAATGTTTTGAGATTGGAGAACCAATATCTTaagtcttcaaaagacGATTTATACTTCCCAACTAGTACCTATAAAGCCATAGTTAAAAGCTTGGTCTGCAGTGAAGTTGGTACTGTGTTACTGGACAATACCATAGATGATTTTATCATGCTTGAATTTCAGGAAAAACTCCACAAGTACTATGATTTGCAGTTCTATTTTTTTCAGTGTTTAaacgagttggtggaacAAGACGAAATACCCGACCAAAATCGGTTGTTCTCCATTTTCTACACATTAGTGAAGATACCATTGgcctttgaagaaaacccaAAGGAATTGAGGGCTATCAAAACCTTCATTTCGAAACctcccaccaccatcttcaagccTTCCCATTTCAAAAAAGCTTTCCAGacattggtgatttcaataTTATCGTTCAAATTGACCTCCAGTCAATATAAATGCATTCTCTTGATCCTCAATAAGAGAATATTACCCTACCTTGCCCAGCCATCTCGGTTAATGGACTTTTTAACTGACAGTTATGACACATCTGACTTAATCATTCAAATCCTTGCATTAAACTCCTTATATGAATTGATGAAACAGTACAATTTGGAGTACCCAGACTTCTACACCAAGTTGTACTCGCTACTCACTCCAGAATTGTTATTTAACAGATACAGATCTCGGTTTTTCAGATTATCAGACTTGTTTTTGTCCTCCACCCACTTATCATCCAACCTAGTGGCatctttcatcaaaaaaCTCGCCCGCTTATCCATTACTGGGCCTGCTCCAGGGGTGGTAATTATCATCCCTTTCATCTACAATCTATTCAAGAGGCATCCAAGTTGTATGATCATGATCCAAAATCCTCTGCAAGATCCCGATACTTATGAGGATCCTTATGACAACAACGAGCTTGATCCCTTAAAAACCAATGCTATAAACTCATCATTGTGGGAGCTCGAAGCGTTGATGAACCACTATCATCCCAACATTTCTACTTTGGCAAAGATATTCACCGAGCCGTTCAGAAAACCCAATTACAATTTAGAGGATTTTCTTGATTGgtctttcaaaagcttgatAGAATCGGAGATCAACAGGAAGTACCGGTCGATGGCCGCTTTAGAATTCGATAGCTTTGACCAGCTTTTTGACCATGTGACTGGCACTTCTGAAGGGTCGGAGCCTGAATCCAAAACAACGGTGTATTTAGAAGGATGGACTATTTAG
- the MCM3 gene encoding MCM DNA helicase complex subunit (EggNog:ENOG503NXER; COG:L; BUSCO:EOG0926306O) has protein sequence MDPSELGPEATITDAQFKERAKKFQEFLDNISSNDVPYKRQIKDMLMKGKYRLCVSLDEIRDFDRSFWRGLLNHPAEYLPACEMALRETVHAQYNENDDRFPTLNRDQQFYLSFKGAFGENRVSARSINSDHLSKMVSIEGIVTRASLIRPKVVRSVHYAEKTSRFHAREYRDQTTSFDPISTAAIYPTEDLDGNKLTTEYGYSTYRDHQKVSVQEMPELAPAGQLPRSVDVVLDDDLVDTTKPGDRVQIVGVYRALGGANNNNTAFRTVILANSVYPLHARSSAVASHENLTDSDIKNINKLSKEKKIFEMLAQSLAPSIYGFEYIKKAVLLMLMGGVEKNLDNGTHLRGDINILMVGDPSTAKSQVLRFVLNTAPLAIATTGRGSSGVGLTAAVTSDKETGERRLEAGAMVLGDRGIVCIDEFDKMNDSDRVAIHEVMEQQTVTIAKAGIHTTLNARCSVIAAANPVYGQYDVHKDPHKNIALPDSLLSRFDLLFVVTDDINDTRDRIISEHVLRMHRYIPQGLMEGEPIREKTNISLAVGEQIEEQDAEPSIFQKFSAFVPPGVSERNANIFSIPFIKKYIQYAKQRIKPVLTTEASEYIVTTYSSLRNDLIDNNQRNTAPITARTLETLIRLATAHAKVRLSKTIEIKDAKVAEEMLRYSLFKEITRKSTKRARGNNTPMDSDEEDEFDADLFAEENDSTHQASSGRYNTRSQDASDVGKTLNNLHLQEDSPMEDPEEAETPDSESEPEEPSQHPLSESGGNAIENVGDSQISPQRYEVFRGIMSKVLRSSLFENITGSAPIPDVLAEVNQDISQEEQFSEDEFRAGLVKLDTENVIMLEKDHVYEEQDHTGSEAESQSDDQLLMHTLHTLPANCKKFWRRRYQLFSLYDEGIFMTSELWFSVTPENIAAFTAHAVHELLPDAHDVLDICCGGGGNTIQFANVFPRVGAVDIKQVNVDCTLHNAGIYGVADNIWTATGDWNQLSQSRDWIPTDIRDKPQPFDFIFCSPPWGGTSYSREENSFRLNEMVPLRFDVLCESMAAISANFGLFLPRSSHLGDISKTSTKLFGVSAKTRIINLVTEDHIRGLLVLFGPDVMGPLSCIDNVAPMYN, from the exons ATGGATCCCAGCGAGCTTGGCCCTGAGGCCACCATCACAGATGCTCAGTTCAAAGAGAGAGCGAAGAAGTTCCAAGAATTTTTGGATAATATTAGTTCAAATGATGTACCTTACAAGAGACAAATCAAAGATATGTTAATGAAAGGGAAATACAGATTATGTGTTTCATTAGATGAAATACGGGACTTTGACCGGTCCTTCTGGAGAGGTTTATTGAACCACCCTGCAGAGTACTTACCCGCGTGTGAAATGGCCTTGAGAGAAACTGTCCATGCCCAATATAACGAAAACGACGACAGGTTCCCAACTCTTAATAGGGATCAACAATTCTACctttctttcaaaggtgCATTCGGAGAGAACAGAGTTTCTGCCCGATCCATTAACTCAGACCATTTGTCGAAAATGGTGTCCATTGAAGGTATTGTTACTAGGGCATCTTTAATTCGTCCTAAGGTAGTAAGGTCAGTTCATTATGCCGAAAAAACCAGTCGGTTCCATGCTAGAGAGTATAGAGATCAAACCACCTCTTTTGACCCAATTTCCACTGCCGCTATCTATCCAACTGAAGATTTGGATGGTAATAAGTTGACCACTGAATATGGTTATTCAACTTATAGAGACCATCAGAAGGTATCTGTTCAAGAAATGCCAGAATTGGCTCCAGCAGGACAGCTTCCTCGGTCAGTGGATGTAGTATtagatgatgatttggttgaCACCACGAAACCTGGTGATAGGGTACAAATCGTAGGTGTTTATCGAGCATTGGGAGgtgccaacaacaataacaCTGCTTTTAGAACGGTtattttggccaactcgGTTTACCCATTACATGCACGTTCTTCTGCTGTGGCCTCTCATGAGAATTTGACCGACAGCGACATAAAGAACATCAATAAGTTGTCtaaagagaagaagatctttGAGATGTTGGCCCAATCTTTAGCTCCTTCCATTTACGGATTTGAATACATCAAGAAAGcagtgttgttgatgttgatgggAGGTGTCGAAAAGAATTTGGATAACGGAACTCATTTAAGGGGTGATATCAACATCTTAATGGTTGGTGATCCCTCGACTGCCAAGTCCCAGGTGTTGCGGTTCGTTTTAAATACTGCTCCTTTAGCTATTGCAACGACTGGTCGAGGTTCGTCTGGGGTTGGTTTGACAGCAGCCGTCACTTCCGATAAGGAGACCGGTGAAAGACGATTGGAAGCTGGTGCCATGGTGTTGGGTGATCGTGGGATTGTCTGTATCGATGAATTCGACAAAATGAATGATTCTGATAGAGTTGCCATCCATGAAGTTATGGAACAACAAACCGTCACCATTGCAAAAGCCGGGATCCATACTACCTTGAACGCCAGATGTTCGGTTATAGCTGCTGCAAATCCTGTTTATGGGCAGTATGATGTTCACAAGGACCCTCACAAGAATATCGCTTTACCTGATTCTTTGTTATCTCGTTTCGATTTGTTATTCGTGGTGACAGACGACATTAACGACACCAGAGACAGAATCATCAGTGAACATGTGTTGAGAATGCATCGTTACATACCTCAAGGTTTAATGGAAGGAGAACCCATACGGGAGAAGACCAACATTTCATTAGCTGTTGGTGAACAGATCGAAGAACAAGATGCTGAACCACTGATTTTCCAGAAGTTCAGTGCCTTTGTTCCTCCTGGAGTGAGCGAAAGAAATGCCAACATTTTCCTGATTCctttcatcaagaaataTATCCAATACGCCAAACAAAGAATCAAGCCTGTCTTGACCACCGAAGCTAGTGAGTATATTGTCACCACCTATTCAAGTTTGAGAAATGATTTGATCGATAATAACCAAAGAAACACCGCTCCTATAACGGCCAGAACTTTGGAAACGTTGATCAGATTGGCGACTGCCCATGCTAAAGTGCGGTTATCTAAAACCATCGAAATAAAAGATGCTAAAGTTGCTGAAGAGATGTTAAGATACTCTCttttcaaggaaatcacCAGAAAATCCACCAAGAGAGCCAGAGGAAATAACACACCTATGGACtcagatgaagaagatgaattTGATGCCGACCTTTTCGCTGAAGAAAACGACTCCACTCATCAAGCTTCTTCTGGAAGATACAACACGAGACTGCAAGATGCTAGTGATGTGGGTAAAACACTTAATAACTTgcaccttcaagaagacAGTCCGATGGAAGACCCAGAAGAGGCCGAAACACCAGACTCTGAATCCGAACCGGAGGAACCTTCTCAACATCCTCTTAGCGAGTCAGGAGGAAATGCCATTGAAAATGTTGGTGACAGTCAAATAAGCCCTCAAAGATATGAAGTCTTCAGAGGAATTATGTCCAAGGTGCTTCGGTCTTCATTATTTGAAAATATCACCGGTTCAGCACCAATTCCAGATGTGTTGGCAGAGGTCAACCAGGATAtttctcaagaagaacaattCCTGGAAGATGAATTCCGGGCTGGTTTAGTCAAATTGGATACAGAGAACGTCATCATGTTGGAGAAGGATCATGTGTACG AGGAACAGGACCACACCGGCTCCGAGGCCGAAAGCCAGCTGGATGATCAGCTTCTCATGCATACACTCCACACGCTTCCTGCGAATTGCAAAAAGTTCTGGCGTCGACGGTACCAGTTGTTTAGTTTATACGATGAGGGCATCTTCATGACTTCAGAACTATGGTTTTCTGTCACACCCGAAAACATAGCGGCTTTCACCGCCCATGCTGTACACGAGCTCCTTCCCGATGCCCACGATGTGCTTGATATATGCTGCGGTGGAGGAGGAAATACCATACAATTTGCAAATGTGTTTCCTCGAGTGGGGGCTGTTGACATTAAGCAAGTCAATGTCGATTGCACTCTCCATAACGCAGGAATTTATGGTGTTGCCGACAACATCTGGACCGCCACCGGTGACTGGAACCAGCTAAGCCAGTCACGCGACTGGATTCCTACTGATATACGTGATAAACCTCAGCCGTTTGACTTCATCTTCTGTTCTCCTCCATGGGGTGGGACAAGCTACCTGAGAGAGGAAAATTCGTTCCGGCTCAACGAGATGGTACCTCTTCGTTTTGATGTGCTTTGTGAGAGTATGGCCGCCATTTCTGCAAACTTTGGTCTTTTCTTACCTCGTTCTTCCCACTTGGGTGATATCTCCAAAACATCAACCAAACTCTTCGGGGTATCTGCCAAAACTCGAATAATAAACTTGGTAACCGAAGACCATATACGAGGACTACTTGTCCTATTTGGGCCTGATGTTATGGGCCCATTATCTTGTATCGACAATGTAGCCCCAATGTACAACTAG